The genomic segment TTTCTGGCGTTTATCCAGGACGATTTGCAGGCGATACTTTGCCATAGAGATTACTCGTCAAAAAGAGCGCAAAGTTTGTCGACACATTCCCCAAAGGACATTTTTTCGTACAAACCCTGCTGAAGAAATTCGTTGACCTCATCAATTTTCTTGATCGCATAATCGACGCGCGGATCGCTCCCTTTTTGATAAGCGCCGATCAAAATCAAATCCTTCTGCTTTTCGTACGTGGCAAGTATTTCGCGCAATTTCCTTGATGCTTTCTTGTGCCTGTCTTCAGCGATTGTTTCCATAACACGGCTTACGCTTTGAGACACATCGATTGCAGGATAGTGACCGGAGGCAGCAAGAGGACGGGAAAGAATGATGTGTCCATCCAGGATGGAGCGGACTTCATCGGCGACAGGCTCATTCATGTCATCCCCCGCAACCAGAACGGTGTAAAAAGCCGTGATTGAACCTTTGCTGGAATTCCCTGTCCGTTCCAGAAGTTTTGGCAACTCTGAAAAGACGGAAGGCGTGTAGCCTGCTCTTGCGGGAGGTTCTCCGATGGCCAAACCGATTTCGCGCTGAGCACGCGCAAAACGCGTGGAGGAGTCCATCATGAGAATGACTTTCTTACCCTGATCGCGAAAGTATTCGGCAATCGCGGTCGAAACATAGGCTGACTTCAAACGCACCAGAGAAGGTTGATCCGATGTCGCACAAATGCAAACAGAGCGCGCCAGCCCTTCCTCTCCCAGATCTTTTTCCAAAAAGTCGCGCACTTCACGGCCACGTTCACCAATCAGTGAAATCACACTTACTTCTGCTTCAGTATTTCGGGCTATCATACCCAGCAATGTGCTTTTCCCTACACC from the bacterium genome contains:
- the fliI gene encoding flagellar protein export ATPase FliI → MIDNASPVEVKGRVVEVAGLVVKAVAPGVSVGEVCNIRCAHRAKPIRAEVVGFKDELVYLMPLGDTSGIGPGSEVSTTGAPLTVKCGPRLLGRVLNGLGEPMDHKGDLVGDDFIDYPVMQPPPDPLERQRILTHIEVGVRAIDATLTCGEGQRIGVFAAAGVGKSTLLGMIARNTEAEVSVISLIGERGREVRDFLEKDLGEEGLARSVCICATSDQPSLVRLKSAYVSTAIAEYFRDQGKKVILMMDSSTRFARAQREIGLAIGEPPARAGYTPSVFSELPKLLERTGNSSKGSITAFYTVLVAGDDMNEPVADEVRSILDGHIILSRPLAASGHYPAIDVSQSVSRVMETIAEDRHKKASRKLREILATYEKQKDLILIGAYQKGSDPRVDYAIKKIDEVNEFLQQGLYEKMSFGECVDKLCALFDE